From Novipirellula galeiformis, the proteins below share one genomic window:
- a CDS encoding DEAD/DEAH box helicase: protein MTQPTENPDRDVLASEYFDLIPFQPYPVQEEALLAFFTNEQGVLVCAPTGTGKTLIAEAAVYEALRTGKRMYYTTPLIALTDQKLVELRESAVRWGFSADQVGLVTGNRTANPDAPVLVVVAEILLNRLLNPESFDFDNVSSVVMDEFHYFNDPERGIVWELTLGLLPAHIRTMLLSATVGNALDFTSWLYRSHQRRLQLVSGTERKVPLQFEWVEDDILADFAEKIAAGDEVTRRTPSLLFCFSRSQCWTTAELLKGKSLIDKTRQAELADYLNAADMSEGAGPKLKAILMRGVGVHHAGVLPRYRRIVEELFQRKLLSFCVCTETLAAGINLPARSVVLPSLLKGPKDKKKLVDPSSAQQIFGRAGRPQFDDRGYVFSLAHEDDVKINRWREKYDSIPEDTKDPGLMKAKKQLKKKMPKRRSGESYWTALQFEQLQQAAAANLSSRGRLPWRLLAYLLGENAEVQPIRDLVGRRLLPPKGIEEAQRDLNRMLITLWTAGYIELDPKPRAASPKLIKKSKDDEPAVKATEGLFGNLLDQMRSDDETQKANEEEDNQDPALIESRGYEVDDYRPTLAKPTDRLERLVHLKSINPLFGVYLADQLAIADPQERIAVLESVLEVPGSVARYVRMPSYDDMPAGTLATTRLDSQLLTMGLATAEELGAKGDDEEEEVRDRGFGRVMFDEPRVWPLTIGEKLLRLFREEFPRVHNVNVRPVWIVGELLEFGGDFNKYVTARKLQKEEGILFRHCLRMILLLDEMANVPPLESTVETWEDPLDDLADLLTESCRKIDPQSTDEILSDSKTPVDDLVGLGRRNS, encoded by the coding sequence ATGACGCAACCAACTGAGAATCCCGACCGTGACGTTTTGGCTTCGGAATACTTCGATCTGATTCCGTTCCAACCGTATCCCGTCCAAGAAGAAGCCTTGCTGGCGTTTTTTACGAACGAGCAAGGAGTGCTGGTGTGTGCCCCCACCGGGACGGGGAAAACGCTGATCGCCGAGGCTGCGGTGTATGAAGCGTTGCGGACCGGCAAACGAATGTACTACACCACGCCGCTGATCGCACTGACGGACCAAAAATTGGTCGAGCTTCGCGAGTCGGCCGTCCGCTGGGGATTTTCTGCGGACCAAGTCGGTTTGGTGACCGGCAATCGGACCGCCAACCCCGACGCCCCCGTGTTGGTGGTCGTCGCTGAAATTTTGCTCAATCGGTTACTCAATCCTGAGTCGTTTGATTTTGACAATGTTTCGTCGGTCGTGATGGATGAATTTCATTACTTCAACGATCCCGAACGTGGCATTGTTTGGGAGTTGACGCTCGGATTGCTGCCGGCACATATCCGCACAATGCTATTGAGTGCGACGGTGGGCAACGCCCTCGATTTCACCTCGTGGTTGTATCGATCGCACCAACGGCGGTTGCAATTGGTCTCGGGAACCGAACGCAAAGTGCCACTACAATTCGAGTGGGTTGAAGACGACATTCTGGCCGACTTTGCCGAAAAAATCGCCGCCGGAGACGAGGTCACGCGACGGACACCGTCGCTGCTGTTCTGTTTCAGCCGCTCGCAATGCTGGACCACCGCGGAACTGTTGAAAGGCAAAAGTTTAATCGACAAGACACGCCAAGCCGAATTGGCGGACTATTTGAACGCAGCCGATATGAGCGAAGGTGCGGGGCCAAAGCTGAAGGCGATCCTGATGCGCGGCGTCGGTGTGCATCATGCGGGCGTGCTGCCGCGTTATCGGCGGATTGTTGAAGAGTTGTTCCAGCGGAAATTGTTGAGTTTTTGTGTGTGCACCGAAACGCTCGCCGCCGGCATCAATCTGCCCGCGCGAAGTGTGGTGTTACCCAGTTTGCTGAAAGGCCCGAAGGACAAAAAGAAACTGGTCGATCCCTCGTCGGCGCAACAGATCTTTGGGCGCGCCGGGCGGCCTCAGTTCGACGACCGCGGCTATGTCTTTTCGTTGGCCCACGAAGACGACGTCAAAATCAATCGTTGGCGAGAAAAGTACGATTCGATTCCTGAGGACACCAAAGATCCGGGATTGATGAAGGCCAAAAAACAGCTCAAGAAAAAAATGCCCAAGCGGCGGAGTGGCGAATCGTATTGGACGGCGTTGCAATTTGAACAGTTGCAGCAAGCGGCCGCCGCGAATCTGTCCAGCCGAGGACGATTACCGTGGCGATTGCTCGCTTACTTGTTGGGTGAGAACGCCGAAGTGCAACCGATTCGCGATTTGGTCGGACGTCGCTTGTTGCCGCCCAAAGGCATCGAAGAGGCTCAGCGCGATTTGAATCGGATGCTGATCACGTTGTGGACGGCCGGTTACATCGAACTTGATCCCAAGCCGCGAGCGGCTTCGCCCAAACTGATCAAGAAATCGAAAGACGATGAGCCGGCGGTCAAAGCGACCGAAGGTTTGTTTGGCAATTTGCTGGATCAAATGCGGAGCGATGACGAGACCCAAAAGGCGAACGAAGAAGAGGACAACCAAGATCCGGCTTTGATCGAAAGTCGTGGCTACGAGGTCGACGACTATCGACCGACGCTAGCGAAGCCGACCGACCGATTGGAACGCTTGGTGCATTTGAAAAGCATCAATCCGTTGTTTGGCGTTTACTTGGCCGACCAATTGGCGATCGCCGATCCGCAAGAACGAATCGCGGTGCTGGAAAGCGTTTTGGAGGTTCCTGGTTCGGTGGCTCGCTATGTGCGAATGCCTTCGTACGATGACATGCCCGCCGGCACGCTGGCAACGACGCGGTTGGATTCTCAATTGTTGACGATGGGGCTGGCGACGGCCGAGGAACTCGGGGCCAAGGGAGATGACGAAGAGGAAGAGGTGCGTGATCGCGGCTTCGGTCGTGTGATGTTTGACGAACCGCGGGTGTGGCCGTTGACGATTGGCGAAAAACTATTGCGGTTGTTTCGCGAAGAGTTTCCACGCGTGCACAACGTCAACGTACGTCCCGTTTGGATTGTCGGCGAGTTGCTCGAGTTTGGTGGCGATTTCAACAAGTACGTCACCGCGCGAAAGTTGCAAAAGGAAGAGGGGATCCTGTTTCGCCATTGTTTGCGGATGATTCTGTTGTTGGATGAGATGGCCAATGTTCCTCCGCTTGAATCGACCGTCGAGACCTGGGAAGATCCGCTCGACGATCTTGCGGATCTGTTGACCGAATCGTGTCGCAAGATCGACCCGCAGAGTACCGATGAAATTTTGTCGGACAGCAAAACACCGGTTGATGATTTGGTCGGACTCGGACGCCGCAACTCTTAG
- the lpxK gene encoding tetraacyldisaccharide 4'-kinase, which produces MNGRRKGPLAAAMRGGLWVASRAYAVGVWKRNRGYDAGQGVVQCDVPVISVGNLTTGGTGKTPVVCFLAKWFRSQGIRVGIVSRGYGRGDADANDEALELYARLPDVPHVQDPDRVAAATIAVDELEVQLILMDDGFQHRRLHRDLDLVVVDATEPFGFGHLLPRGLLREPISSLARADLVILSRCDAVAEDRLRSIEQQIERANAGLAVVRSAHVPTALLEYPSLEVPIEALEGCNIAVVSAIGNPDAFRETLVRCGATIVDSRDLPDHDPYAPETVESLRTWIRSLGDSIAMVVCTHKDLVKLCTDSLGGIRLAALLVELRLQHRDQADLGITEEDPRRNPLTGLLENIAQRVQQDSEGVEEKGS; this is translated from the coding sequence ATGAACGGCCGGCGAAAAGGTCCGTTGGCCGCTGCGATGCGGGGTGGACTTTGGGTTGCCAGCCGAGCGTATGCCGTCGGCGTTTGGAAACGCAACCGTGGTTACGACGCCGGACAAGGGGTCGTGCAATGTGATGTGCCGGTAATCAGCGTGGGCAACTTGACCACCGGCGGAACCGGAAAGACACCGGTCGTTTGTTTCTTGGCAAAATGGTTTCGCAGCCAAGGCATCCGCGTAGGCATCGTCAGCCGCGGATATGGTCGCGGCGATGCCGATGCCAACGACGAGGCCCTTGAGCTGTATGCTCGGCTGCCGGATGTGCCTCACGTGCAAGATCCCGATCGTGTGGCCGCAGCAACGATCGCGGTCGACGAATTGGAAGTCCAACTGATTTTGATGGACGATGGGTTCCAGCACCGTCGCTTGCATCGCGATTTGGATTTGGTGGTGGTTGATGCGACGGAGCCGTTTGGGTTTGGGCATTTGTTGCCACGCGGTCTATTGCGAGAACCGATTTCGAGCCTCGCGCGTGCCGACCTCGTCATCCTCAGCCGCTGTGATGCCGTCGCTGAGGATCGGCTGCGGTCGATTGAGCAGCAAATCGAGCGGGCTAACGCAGGGCTAGCGGTCGTGCGAAGTGCACACGTCCCGACCGCGTTGTTGGAGTACCCCAGCCTAGAAGTTCCGATCGAGGCGTTAGAAGGGTGCAACATCGCCGTCGTCTCTGCGATCGGAAATCCCGATGCCTTTCGAGAAACGTTGGTGCGATGTGGAGCAACGATCGTCGACTCGCGTGATTTGCCTGATCACGATCCTTATGCTCCTGAGACCGTCGAGTCGTTGCGGACTTGGATTCGATCGTTGGGCGATTCGATTGCAATGGTCGTTTGCACTCACAAGGATCTAGTGAAGCTTTGCACCGATTCGCTTGGGGGCATTCGCTTAGCCGCATTGCTTGTCGAGCTCCGTTTGCAGCACCGCGATCAAGCTGATCTTGGCATAACGGAGGAGGACCCGAGGAGGAACCCGTTGACGGGGCTGCTTGAGAACATCGCGCAGCGGGTTCAACAAGACAGCGAAGGGGTCGAAGAGAAGGGATCTTGA